From the genome of Acropora palmata chromosome 4, jaAcrPala1.3, whole genome shotgun sequence, one region includes:
- the LOC141878758 gene encoding uncharacterized protein LOC141878758, whose product MEKGASSWLTAIPIKDLGFDLNKAQFWDAIKLRYDWEITDLPSVCVCGETFSVDHTMICRRGGFVIQRHNELRDLEAEMLDMVCYDVEVEPVLQVLMGETLERGANIAPDARLDIHARGVWERQRSVFFDVRVFHPNADSYRDLSPKQIYRQHENEKKRKYATRVLEIEQGSFTPLVFSTTGGMGEECQRFHRRLAELLASRKGEDYSATISWIRCKVSFAVLRTALLCLRGSRTLKRVKANLIDTDFELDNQRYA is encoded by the coding sequence ATGGAGAAAGGCGCATCGAGTTGGCTGACTGCCATTCCAATAAAAGATCTTGGCTTCGACCTAAACAAAGCTCAGTTTTGGGATGCGATAAAGCTACGGTATGACTGGGAAATAACTGATCTACCCTCTGTATGTGTTTGTGGAGAAACGTTCAGTGTTGACCATACGATGATCTGCCGACGAGGAGGTTTTGTGATCCAGAGACACAATGAACTGAGAGATTTAGAGGCTGAAATGTTGGATATGGTCTGTTATGACGTAGAAGTTGAGCctgttttgcaagttttgaTGGGAGAAACTTTAGAAAGAGGAGCCAACATTGCTCCTGACGCGCGTCTGGATATTCATGCTAGAGGTGTTTGGGAAAGACAGAGGTCTGTGTTCTTTGATGTCCGGGTTTTTCACCCAAATGCAGACTCTTATAGAGATCTCTCACCTAAGCAAATCTATCGCCAACATGAGAATGAGAAGAAACGCAAGTACGCCACTCGAGTTTTAGAGATTGAGCAAGGTTCATTTACTCCGTTAGTTTTTAGCACTACTGGAGGAATGGGTGAGGAGTGTCAAAGGTTTCATAGAAGGCTTGCCGAGCTACTGGCTTCCAGAAAAGGAGAGGATTATTCCGCCACAATTTCGTGGATACGATGCAAAGTTTCCTTCGCTGTCCTTAGAACAGCCCTCTTATGTTTGAGAGGctcaagaactttgaaaagagTAAAAGCAAACCTCATTGACACTGATTTTGAACTAGACAATCAGAGATATGCTTAA
- the LOC141878755 gene encoding uncharacterized protein LOC141878755 — MEMLMVQFGGKDGASVGIKLPNGTYERPIGKNRLVWIRPGDSVYDIRIPKKINVEAGRTFIIQGTYKYCYHGFFTPNCSINLSLKFAKVKVLVHSTLPMDCKEYTFNKSFESMLWQERNYKVYVSYTYVDTEIPLPAISKEVSEITVSGQSCLVLDASHFSCPSGECLSADLLCNSNKNCKDGTDEMRCGMSCSKDKFSCTDGGCVSWTLTCNGEKNCEDGTDEPSFCKIFLGTKLSEQLNSTNCSLLNVGCALSENKDIIARQVCAANQVKCDFEVGFCGMKHESTFHRWQIASSFTLTKSTGPPFDHTTFSTTGALDQTGLARSKRMHLITQGI; from the exons ATGGAGATGCTTATGGTGCAATTTGGAGGGAAAGACGGTGCATCAGTTGGAATAAAGTTGCCGAATGGCACCTATGAACGACCAATCGGAAAGAACCGATTAGTTTGGATACGCCCAG GTGATAGTGTTTATGATATTAGGATTCCTAAGAAGATCAACGTGGAAGCAGGGAGAACATTTATAATCCAAG GTACCTACAAATATTGTTATCATGGATTTTTTACACCCAATTGTTCCATCAACTTGTCCCTGAAGTTTGCGAAAGTAAAGGTTTTGGTGCACAGTACTTTACCAATGGATTGCAAGGAATACACATTTAACAAAAGTTTTGAGAGCATGTTGTGGCAAGAGAGAAATTACAAAGTATAC GTTTCTTACACCTATGTAGACACAGAAATACCTTTACCAGCTATATCTAAGGAAGTTTCTGAAATAACAGTTTCAG GTCAATCATGCCTTGTTCTAGATGCATCACATTTTTCTTGCCCCTCTGGTGAATGCTTAAGCGCTGACCTTCTATGCAACTCCAATAAGAATTGTAAAGATGGTACAGACGAGATGAGATGTG GGATGAGTTGTTCAAAAGACAAGTTCTCCTGTACAGATGGGGGATGTGTTTCATGGACCCTGACTTGCAATGGGGAAAAGAATTGTGAAGATGGCACAGATGAACCATCGTTCTGCAAAATTTTCCTGGGGACTAAACTGAGTGAGCAATTGA ACTCCACAAATTGCTCATTACTAAATGTGGGCTGTGCCTTGTCTGAAAACAAAGATATCATAGCCCGTCAAGTGTGTGCAGCAAACCAAg TCAAATGTGATTTTGAGGTTGGTTTCTGTGGGATGAAACATGAATCCACGTTCCATCGCTGGCAGATTGCATCAAGCTTCACACTAACCAAGAGCACTGGACCCCCTTTTGACCACACAACATTTTCTACCACTG GAGCCTTAGATCAAACCGGATTAGCAAGATCGAAAAGAATGCATTTAATTACTCAAGGAATTTAA